In Camelina sativa cultivar DH55 chromosome 13, Cs, whole genome shotgun sequence, the genomic window TTGGAAGGGAAGCTCCGATCTTTCATGTAATCAGCGAGGTCACGGTCCCCCTGTTGAAAGAAGACATTCATCAAACCAGCAGAGAGGAGCTTCATTGTGTAGAACAAATATAGATAGTAATTAAGGTAAGAGAAGAGCACCTCGAACCTCCAGACAAGCCATTTGCCGCCTTTGGTAAACATGGTGTTGGTCTTGTCTGCGACAAAGCTTCCGAGAAACTCAGCGCAGGTCTCAGGAGCCGCCCTTGAGAGTCTGTAGTTGAACCACTCTTCGTAGTCGCCGAATTCCTCCGCACCTCGTACTCCTAGCTTCACCTGCAttatttattgatgatgaagtcTTTGATTTCACTTGTATCAGTTCAGGTCAAGgggtatgtatgtatatacctTCTTGAGAATGACTCTCTGCTTGAATTCTCCGGTAAAGTCCATAGCTTTAGCTCGAGCTTTGCTAACCCTGACGTCATCATTAACAGTAGAGTTCTTGGGGAGCAGGACGCCGGCATAGACCACGCCGAAAGAGCCTTCGCCGAGTTTCTCAGTGACCAAGAAATCTGACCTCTTCAACCTCCTAGTCCCAAAAAGAGTGTCGAGGGCAAGCTGGAGGGGAGCGAGAAGGTAGGCGTCAATGGCGCCGATGAGAACGCCGGGCCTGGCGGTGAGGTAAAACCAGACGAGTCCGGCGGAAGCAAAGAATCCCCATTTCTGGGAATCCGAAAAGGAATTCTGAAACTCAAGGACAGCAGGGAGATGGGATAGAGAATCAAGAGGAACAATGTCCTGAGGAGAGAAACTGCATCTCATCATGCCACTCCGGCGGCTGAGAAGGAAAAGGCTGTTTTGGGATGAAAAGGGAGAGTGCGTGGTGGAGAAGCCGCAAGAGTGAAATGCTACGGCCGCGGTGGTGgcgggagagagaagagaggccatcttatcttctcttctcAGCTCTGTTTTTGGTTGGTTGGCTggttcatttatttattttatgtccAAAGAGGGTCTCTCGAGTCTCGACAATGACGATGAGGGAcagacatcttcttcttcttcgtgtcgAAAGACTCAAGTGGCCCAATTCGATATGTCCATCAAACCGAGTTGCATGATTGATTCTTCCAAAGATCTCTGTAATGGGGTCTCCTTACAATTGGACTTTTTCTCTTGATCTGGAAGAGGCCCATTCTTATTTCACGCGAGATTCCAAATTTATTCCgctaattttttttgagaaaccCATTTTCACTTAGGCATCCACAATGGGGTTATATTTTTTGggctcttaaaatttttaattaatatattttgtatttttttgttgaataagaACTTTCGGAAttctaattaaaatgttttccTTCAATAGTGGGTTATAATATTGAGtctcttaatttgatttttttgttttaataaaaaaattaaactagatgcaaaaacaagaaagttacATAGAGACTTCCTGTATAATATGTAATGTACCTCTCCGAACCAATATAAACACATGTGTCGTCATGACCTTGATCCACAAGAAGCAGCTGAGAGATGAATTTGGCTATGtaattctgattctgattccaATATAAACACATGTGTCGTAATGGTGAAAAGCTATGTAATTCCGATTCCGATTTAGGATCGCAGAGAAACCCTAATTGAATTTGGCGACtccaatttttttcctttgatttcaTCTCCTTCTTTTGTCAATTCGGGACTTCGTCAATTTGAGACTTctgatcgagagagaaagagagagatagagaggtaaagaaacaaaaactcgatcgtctatcaaaaaaaaactttcttcttcGACTGCCCAACAGATAAGTGATACGTAGGAGctcttatttcaaattcaagTCTACTAAATAAGAGGctctattatatttttttcttttatctgaattattttatttattctactGTGTTAAAACCTCTCTTAAAACCCCATTCCGAATGACCTTACTAAGAGTATTTTCTATTCCGTTTTCTTTTGTCGGCAACTAATTGtttaaccaacaacaacaacaaggcaGGCAGAATTCTATATCTCTCGCATATTTTTACGactaaatttgatataattctttcttttagatctctctctttattggtaGTTTAACTTTATAGATTGTTGTGATTATTATTGATTTGATACTACCACTACAAATAAACAATTCAATTTGTGATAGGTTTTtagatttcattatttttcatagAAACCGGCTCTATCCACTTGATTTgatatatcctttttttttttaactcttgaCTATCTATATTTGGTATTCTTACTTACGTTAGCCCAAAACATTCAAGGCCATCTATCATCAGCGACCTCCTTTTTAGTTTTCTAACCCCTACAAACTTCATCATTTtcagctctctttttttttttttttcttaatccctTCATTATACGCTCCCACATTATAAAATTGGAACATGGAATCAAAACTATGTCCAAACAACGAAAGCATGGGGTCTGCTAAGAAGACATCCAtaccattttttataataaaccAGACATTNCGACCTCCTTTTTAGTTTTCTAACCCCTACAAACTTCATCATTTtcagctctctttttttttttttttcttaatccctTCATTATACGCTCCCACATTATAAAATTGGAACATGGAATCAAAACTATGTCCAAACAACGAAAGCATGGGGTCTGCTAAGAAGACATCCAtaccattttttataataaaccagacattacatttttataattaaggGTTAGGttatacaaatacaatatatgtatcaatacttataacataaacaatcagTCAATTATTATCGCCATCGCCTCTATTAGTTAGGTGACtgataattattaaatttgttaaagaaacaattaaaatctATCTATGATATATCAATTTGTAAAGTAAGATCCAACCCCGCAAGTTGAATACAAGAAACGACAACTAAAACACACCTCATCCACACCCTTTAATCTTTATTAGTCGAATACAAGAACGTGATTAATTCCAACTTCTCTCTAGCTAGTCCCATTCTAGCGGATGATGACCAAAagacaatatttatttaaataatccCGCATACGTAATACGGTAACATTGATATATCTATTGTGtgacttaaaaaaatatgtcttCTAAAGACTAAAATAATAGCTATTGTCCTTCACATTTTTATCGaaaaatctttttgttatatatatacccTACACTACTACAAGATCATATATAATCACATATCACGCTATTACGAGATGTTTTTATCTTGTTGCTATtcttatatgtgtatatatatatatttttttctataattactAAAACCAGCTGCCGATAAGATCATAAGACCATATTTTCTAGCTAAGAATTAAATTTTGACAGGTGGAATTATACGTTTGCTAATAATTAATAGCACAAGTTTGCTAAACTGACTCAGATTTTTGTAatgatcacaaaacaaaactactaGCATATTTATTTCCAGTCGCGGTTACTTAGTCGGTCCGTTGGAAGTCTTGTCAATCGTTTTACTCTTTGATTGACTTCAACGAGGTTCCGTATATCGTTGCCATATTTGCAAAATCACCTACAACAAATTGTCTCGCGCTTACAAATTTTATACGCTAAACTAAACTGTATTGTTTCAGTATATCTTCTCCATTTTAATTGGGTCGACCGTCGACTGTTGACTGGTAAACCTTACCGAATAAGGTATTCTTAATTGATACGTTGATGCTACTTACATCTTCTAAATACAGTACTATCGCACGTtcaccaaaaagaagaagaagaagataatgttaACTGTATAGaatatagatttaatttaatttcatcaATTTATACTTTCCTTTAGCGGATGAATGGTGAGAAGATTGGATCGAAGCTAGGATTAAGCAATAATTAAGCGCATTGTATTATTTATACCTGCAGGCTGCAGTGACGTTGGGGCACGTCATCTATATGGTAAGACCGTCGACTAACACCGTTTAATAATGCACATGCGTGATAATGTCAAACTAGTGGATGAGACGAGATAATAAGATATAAACAATTTAAGTACTCAGCTAAGCTTGTTGAttaattatttggttaatgctgctttgaattttaaaactaagCAAATTACTTGACGTTATATAGTCATCTATATAATTAGGTCAGAATATAATACCAATTAACACAAAGAGCATCATGATGTGAGGGAGCATGTTTACACaactatatatagtaatatcTACTTATAAATGGGAGGCTCAAAACCGGAACGACCAAGTCTAGGGAGGTCCATTAGATATAAAAGGTAAACACTTGAAAAttcatataattaaaacaatagTAATAGTTGAAGttacagtatatatatttgtgatagGAAAGTCACAACTTAATAAGGTGAAAGGAACTCAGCCGCCGATATTGAAGCAGAAGCAATGGCTTAAATATGATTAATGTAGCTTACTTAATGGTTATTTATAAAGgaagaaaaagggaaagagagaaataaaaaaagttgaagctGTTACGTACTTTAGATCTAGACagtatatataagaaagaaacatGAGTAGAAAAGAAATCGAAGAACAAAAATAGGAGCACATGGGGATTACGcttattatattacaaaaccAGAAAACCTTTTGCAGCAATTGATCTCCATCGTTGGATGgatgagattagtgcattgtaTGATCTGTCAACCATATATAACTCAACTACCAATGACGTCACGTCGTCACGGTACGATGAGGTCACGAACCCTACGTCACTAATTTTGAGGGAGCTCGATCTCTTTTACGCCGTTCAAAGTGGCTCCTCCGTTTTCTATGCCCGTTTATTCGGCGTTCCATCTTTTCAGGTGCCATACGTGCCACATGACCCCTTatatcccatatatatatatatggggaCTGCTCCCCTTGCTAATTCTATACTGATCGAAACCTCTTTGACTGCAAAGAGAAGATGAGATGAATGAAATTTGTAGTAGAGAGATTCATTAAGTCATGGTTCAATTCTTAGATTAGAGTTTACACATGATTAATCAAGTAATTTACTTAATAATAAATAGAGTTGTTGGGTAAGTCAACTAGtaacacttgtttttttttgtctttttctatcTCGAGGGGTCACTCATTAATCCGCACATTCCTAAAATGCAAGTTACATAGGAGTAGTATATCCGATGGAGAAGTTAACGAAGGAGTGTATAGTAATTAACTCACATGCACATACGAAACTTCCTAAAAACACCCTACCTTAAGCTTTATATACAACAGTATATATAAAGAGACATCGATCACATCTCTAACTTATAATAAACCCACAGATCGATATTactcaaaataaaatcaaaagatgAACTCTTGCCAACAAAAGGCCATGGAGAAGCTGCTTCACGGCCGTGGGTGCGCCAACCAGCTGCTCGTCATGGACCACACCGAGTCAGATTCGTCCATGGAAAGGGAGGATTTGGCCAAGTCCGTCCTCCATTGTTTCTCAGATGCTCTCTCCATCTTGATCGACACTAATCATGAGCACCAAGACGATCAATCCAATAACTCATCTCCTCAGGACTCTTCTCCTGTTCTTGAGAGCTCAAGGAAACCACTTCACAAGAGGGGAAGGTATGAATATATACACATCACGATTGAATAAATTCCAAATCTTCAAGAGATCATCAGTACTGAATGATATGCTCATCAATATGATGAGTTCGGTGATTGCAGAAAGGCATCAATGGCAGAGAGCTCAGACTACCATAGACATGAATCCTCAACCCCGATCTACCACGACGGTTTCCTCTGGAGGAAATACGGACAAAAGCAGATCAAAGAATCTGATCACCAAAGAAGTTACTACAAGTGTGCATACACAAAGGACCAGAACTGTGAAGCAAAGAAGCAGGTTCAAAAGATCCAGCACAATCCACCATTGTACTCAACCACTTACTTCGGCTACCACACATGCCAGCTCCATCAAGCTTATGCAACTTTTCCCATTGACACCTCTGACCCCGAAGACCACGAGGGATCCCACATGATCCGATTTGGTCACCCCAACAccagcttcttctcctcctcctccaccaataGCCTCTGTCAACATCAGagtcagaatcagaatcagaatcagaatcacaTCAAAGATGAATACATGACGACACCGGATAAAGCAGAAGAGTGGTCTCCATCCCAGTGGATGTCGTCCGAGGTTGCCCACGCGGTGGAGGCTTTCGAGTTCAACCCCTTTTGGACATCTCATGACTTATCATCATGACCATATATCGATCCCCTCGATCTATCATCATACATAGCGTCTTTAATACTAAACCCTATATATATCgtcttttttcttacttttgttttttttgtcatatatatacatctctCTATGTACTTGCGTAAACATATGATCCAATCTCTACTTTGGAGCTTTTGTTTTGAGTTAATATTATTAACCTATATTATACATGATGGTTGTAATATTGTtgccagtttttttttttttaaaacaaacggAAATCTGTGagtaaagttttttaaataccCTTCTACCATATACAATTATGATGCACcctaatgtatatatgtatacaacTCTTCTATAAGAAAAGATGGTGACACTGAAGCAGATCTAGACATGATGTATATATTCTACATTGAAGTTAGTACCCATTGTTGGAATCCagagaaacaatcaaaaatttctaatatatatatataatcaatttttGCAAGTGGCTTGTGAGTATGCATTATATTTAAGCATGCGACAATGCTCGTGTGTCGTGTCTACGAGCAGTGTCGTGCCAAGGTCTGTAGAGGCCTAAAGCAAATTTTAAAAGTGGAGtttcacatatattatttttaagagagatttttttttggttataaaaagaatgaaaaattattaaattttaaaaaaaactttaaagagtAAGATATAATAGCTtatgtaaaggaaaaaaaagaaacaaaaatatgtgaatgttgagttttgtttccaaaaattttctaaaacacTACATAAAAAATGCTCTATCTAGTTTACAGATAAAAATGTGGCatgtgtttgattattttttctgtGTGGCCTAAGGCAAATGCCTTTTTTGCAAAGCATAAGGCACTACGAGCCCGAGGGGACGAGCATACACAAActgacaaaagagaaagaaaaacaaattgttcCAGCTAGCTAGGTTTTTCACTCGTCGGACCACTGTTTCCAGTCGCCGGAGTTTTGCCACACTCCATCACTAATATATTtactaattgattttttttttaaatgaaagacCAGACTAGCTCATGCAAATTCGATTAATCGTACAATATTCCAACACGAGGGTCAAAAGTAGCGAGACAAGAAGTTGTTGGTCAGGTCAATGAACTTGCAATTGAAGCAGATCGGAAAGATAAAGAGCCCTTCTTGACCCTTCTGCCCTAAGTACCCACTAACTACCCCTATTAATAGTATTCATACATCAAttattcagaagaaaaaaaaaagggcaaaCAAACTATATCTCCTTTTGAGTTAAATTAGGGCCTTTCTATTGACTAATTATAAAGAAGCACTCATTTCCATGAGCCAAGAGTATAGTGTTGTCCTTCAATGCGTGTATGCtctcaaaagaaataaaagttaaaaatatatattgataacgCATCGCATTTGTTATACTGTAATATGACATTTAACATGTCATGGTCCCCctctttttgtttatgtgaGCTTATCGCATATGATGCAATATAAAACCGGATAGTTAAGATTATCCTAATCATAGTACCCAACCCATAGGTAGATGCTGTTTAAGAattctagaagaagaaaaaaaaacaaaattaggatGACGATAATACTGTTTGGTACCTTAATTAATCATTCAAGATGTATGCATGATTCATGGCAGCTAATATTAAAGTATGCGTCATGGAAGTTCGAATTAATACATGTAGTAGAGATTAATCCGCGGGTAAACGGACACGAATATTTCTTGTTAAAATAATGCATCAAATTAAGATTCTTTTTTAAGGCGTTAGTATGCGATCATGTGTATGCATGTCGATGTTCACAGGGTAGCATATAGATCTATTAGAGGACGACGTGTAcctataatacatatattatatgacCTTAAGAAAATATCGAACTCCTATTAGCTCTGATACTAGTAGAGAGAATCTAGGCTTAAGTTACTTGCTAGTTTCGTTATAAACGTGTAATGCATTTTTTTCTATATCGGCACTTGTATGAAATTAAAGTCTCCTATAATACAATATTATATAggtatatttaaatttagatGTATTATTCATAATAAGATAAGATGACTCCAAAAGCTTAGGTTAGAGAGAGCTAATTAAAGTGAAAGCAACGTCCgtgtggaaaaaaataaaagtcacgTTCTTGATTTGAATTGATGGGTTGGTAATTAAATGTAAACACATTGCGATATTCACACATTCTGGTCAAAATCGTCTCCACTTTCTTCCGTACCTATTCATTTGGTCAGCGTATCCTAATAATTTTACCATTccaatatatatacactagtACGTAGTATgtgatataatattatttaattcaaatataatGTATGTAGGCTGATAAACATGATAAATTCAATGTTAATTTGTTACATCTCCATCGTTCTTCTAGTCAATTATATTCTATTTACTACTCCAATTAATTTCCAACTAATATGGAAAACAACAAAGGTAGAATTTGAAATTCGAATAAGCCACCAAcattcaaatctattttttcatttacatataattatatatatatatatatatataatttgtattatACATTTAGCGGTTTAtggtttgaaatttttataagataaaaagcATGGAATAAGAATGTCAATATATTGACCAAATATATGGTGTAAGACCCGTTTCGTTTAAAAGAGTCAATGACTTTTTTGTAATACTGTATCACTTTTTAAGATGTTAATTTGAAGCATATATTTTTGCTGCACAAATTTAAACAgagcccaaaaaaaattgaattttgatACTGTTTTACTTTAACATACAGCTTTAAACTTAGGAAATTACAATTGCTGATTAGTGATGATTAATTTACCGGAAtttcaaaactgaaaaaaaaaaaaaaaaaaatgatatgagtTTTGAGTAATGTAGACGGAAATAAAATGCATAAGGGCTTGCGTATAAATAAGGCTTTTTAACTTTCGAGGATTCAAATATGGGCCTGAAATTGAGAATAAAATAGCCCATTAGTTAAATTAGGTGATCATGCCCAAATCAGAATAAAAGCGGAATAGTTGCTCTTGCTCCCTTGTTTGATAATTTCAACTTACTGCAACTCTTTAATGGTTTAGTTGGGCAATCGAcgcttttaactttttttttttttgtgtggctgTGCCTATCATCAGCCCATACATTTATTTCCGTTAGATTTTTAATATGCTTAGATTTTGTTAACATGAATCGAACATTACAGAACTATTACTGGTCACGTCTATCCATTATTTTGAGTCAACcacatatatttgttatatttataaatttatttatattgggtgtcaaatatttatttatatataaacatcatGCACACACACAATTTGGTAAGAGCAGCAGTTTTATAGGAAAAAAAGGGAAATCTGTATACCTAACTATGAGTAAAACAAACACTAAACGATTCATTTTCTTGAGAAAATATgctcatatatattttcttgattcACAGTACATccaacttaaaaaaatagagttaaagaTTGAAATATATGCgaactgaacaaaaaaaaaatgatcgaaatttgggttttaaaaaataaataactaaacatAAAACAAAGTAACTAAAACTCAATAAACAGAAAACAGAATATAAAAACATGTATTTACTACTGAAGGGATAAAAAGTGTAACACATGTTATGATGATGTTAAGATATACTGCTATGTAAAGGTGGTGAATTGTTGCTTGGGAATGAAACAAAGGTAGAGTCTTGAGATCGTTTGGTAGGCATGTTTTTTTCAATCCTCATCATATCACTCATTAgccctgatttttttttttttcttttttttttctgttatgaatagtaataaaaatatcCTTATTTAGTCTGGGTTtagttagaagaaaaatatcaaaaaaatctccaactttcaaatttgagACGAAAAAAGGATGAACTTTTGAAATGTCATTTTAATCACAAAGTTTGGTTTgactttttgataaaatagtaaaGTTTCATTGACTCGGTCATTTCAAGCAGGCCGTTAACTTAATTTTCTGTTAACCATCTCTGTTTACTCGGTAAACGATATTATATGCAAGTTGTTTACATGTTTACACGAATATGTTAGTGTCGTCTGTTGGTAAAATTGGGAGATAAATAACTTTTTGCACGCGAGTCCGACATTAACCAAACgcaaatattttgatttttttgaaaaacacaTTACCTGGGATTCGAACTCGAGACCCAACTACGCCAAACCAGTTTGATAACATTtattcaaacatatataaatatatacgcGAAAATAAAGCTATGGATCtgaaaatcaagtttatttaaGAGAACAACGACCCAAAACGCAACCGGCGGATCAAGCTGCGGCAGCGaatatattcaccaaaaaatcaaattccCACTGAAGCTTTATCCAACGGAGGAAGCAACGTCTTCTGTTCTCTCGAGGAGCACGTTGTGGGTCGTTATTGACGGATCCTTGCGGCGAAGAAGGGTTCTGATGCGGCGGATGTCGAGATCTAATGGATATGGTTGGGTGGGGAAGaagtttaaaaatacatatcaaacaCGATATAATGATGTGTGTTTCATTAACTTGTAAGGAATATTCCTAGCGGAGTTGGTTATACTTAGTCGTTTGCGTCTCTTGTGTCTCGGGTTCGAATCCCTCaagtatcttttattttttttaaaattggcCCAGATAGAGTTGAACCCAGGGCAGATGGAAAGCAAACTCCCGCAGATGCCACTGGACCACGTAATACTTTCAATTTATATAAGTAATCAAACTATATATCCTGATTTTGACTAAACGGAGATGGTT contains:
- the LOC104734112 gene encoding probable WRKY transcription factor 62 is translated as MNSCQQKAMEKLLHGRGCANQLLVMDHTESDSSMEREDLAKSVLHCFSDALSILIDTNHEHQDDQSNNSSPQDSSPVLESSRKPLHKRGRKASMAESSDYHRHESSTPIYHDGFLWRKYGQKQIKESDHQRSYYKCAYTKDQNCEAKKQVQKIQHNPPLYSTTYFGYHTCQLHQAYATFPIDTSDPEDHEGSHMIRFGHPNTSFFSSSSTNSLCQHQSQNQNQNQNHIKDEYMTTPDKAEEWSPSQWMSSEVAHAVEAFEFNPFWTSHDLSS
- the LOC104737783 gene encoding serine/threonine-protein kinase STN8, chloroplastic, translating into MASLLSPATTAAVAFHSCGFSTTHSPFSSQNSLFLLSRRSGMMRCSFSPQDIVPLDSLSHLPAVLEFQNSFSDSQKWGFFASAGLVWFYLTARPGVLIGAIDAYLLAPLQLALDTLFGTRRLKRSDFLVTEKLGEGSFGVVYAGVLLPKNSTVNDDVRVSKARAKAMDFTGEFKQRVILKKVKLGVRGAEEFGDYEEWFNYRLSRAAPETCAEFLGSFVADKTNTMFTKGGKWLVWRFEGDRDLADYMKDRSFP